The Bacteroides ovatus genomic interval CTTCACCCTTTGCTAACGGCCGGCCGCAAACAACGCAGCAATGGGGAAATAGCAAAGATAAGAAAGAACTAAGCCAGTCTTTGATAAGAAGTGTGTGTTTCATAATAATAGCAATTTGAAGTTACAATAGCACCTACATATTCAATGGAGGGACTTCTGCCAGGAGCTTCTGAAAGAAAGGATGAAGATTCCCGTTCGTTGCGATAATATGATGTCCTTCTATGAAATGATCCTCACCATAAAAGTCAGTCACCTTTCCTCCCGCCTCCTGAACAATCAGTGCCGCTGCAGAATAATCCCATTTTCCGAGAAATGCTTCCATCCATGCATCAAAACGTCCAATAGCCACATAGCAGATTGCGGCAGCAGCCGAGCCATTCATTCGAATACCACCCACTACTCCATAAAGCTGATCGATGAGATGAAGAGCGGTCTGTTTATATTGCAGATGATTATAAGGCAATTCTGTAATGACGAATGCATCTTTGATGTTTTCAACGTTCGACACATGAATTTCTTCGCCATTCATAAACGCTTTTCCGCCTTTCCAGGCATAAAAACATTCATCCCGGCAAACCTCATAAACGACGCCTAAAAGAAGTTCGGTACGGCTACGTAAAGCGATGGACACACAATAAGGAGCCTCATCATGAATATAATTCGTGGTTCCATCCAAGGGGTCAATCACCCAACAGTAGGGTTCATCCTGATAAGTGGCAGAGCCTTCTTCTGTAATGAATCCCGCTTCAGGCAATAAAGCAGTAAGGGCTTTCACCACTCGCACTTCAGATTCTTTATCCACATAAGACACATAATCGTGTGCATGTTTTTCCACCACACGCTCACGACGGAAGTTCTTTCGTTCTTCTTTCAAAAAACATCCAACTTCGGTAGCAATCCGGCATACATCAGTTGTAAGCTGCTTCAAATCTAACATTTATTATTCAAATTAAAAAGTGCTTCGAAGTTATAGCTTTTCCGGCAAAAAGCATAAAGGAAAATAATATTTTCGTGTTTGATACGCAAATTAATGAGATAACATCAAAACTATTATAACCAATATTTAAAGAAACATCTAAAAACAAGGCCGGCTCATTTTCTTTTATGAGCCGACCTTTCTTTACTTTTACATCAAAATATAAATGTATTGTTCTTTATTCCTTAATTTATAATAACCTTACTTTTGAACCACAATTTTCAACTTACAGGTACGTCCGTAAAGTAATGCCACACCGTCATAGGTGAGTCCGGTTATGCCAGCTCCCGAGTAGGCTGGCCCCTGGCTTCCTACCACTCCTGTAGGAGTAGCTATTTTACATCCTCCGGCAACTAACGCATCGGTATCATTTGCGGCTTCAATGACATGAATGACACCATATTTGCCCGCCGCAGTAACAAAGGCAATATAAGAACCGTCTTTTATCTGCAAACTACAAGGATCATTCGGATATCCATCAGACGCATTGACTCTTTGCATTAACATATCGGCACCTCCTTTAGCTATACTTTCCAATACATTCAACGCCTCAAAAGTCTTGACGTCCGAAGCCGCGTTCGCCATCATCACATCAATACCAAGATCAGTAACCTTATCATCAGGTATAAGAGTAAACAACGTTTTGTTGGTAGCAACACCTGCCGGTTTGATCCAGTCATTCACGTCATAAGCTCTCCCTATTGGTCCTCCACTAATTCTTGATGCACTGACAAAGGAGAAACCTCTGTTTTTAACGGCAACAAAGCTTGGATTTCTCCATATATTAATGAAAGCAAAGTCTACGCCGTTTGCCTTTGAGCCATATCCTTTAATTTCCTTCAGGCTTAATACATGCTTTTGCACACCTTGTATCATGATTCCCTCTATGGAGAAAATATAAGGTTGATCCGGTTCTGTTGAATGTTCCCATTCAGGCGCCATTTCAATATCGTTGAAAACAAGCGCAACATTATTGTCAACACCCTCAAGACCTTCGATATTGATAATCTTTTCCTCTTTCAACCCCTCTATATCTTCTACCACAATCTTGATTCCATTGGTCTCTTTATTGTCTACGACAGTTTTCAGGATAAATTCCATTTCCAACGGATTGCCTGATACCGGAATAGTCGTATATTCCTTCAGGTCACCCAGTACTTTATTACACAATGTATGTTTTATAGACTTAATGCCCACAGCAGAACGAATCACTACAGACAGAGAAACCTCTTCATCGGGTACTAAAACAGAGAAATCTGATGGTTCGGTGAATATCTGGGATGGAAGTTTGGTTATCTTTTTAATAGGTATTACCTTTTGTGCCGTTTTTGTCAAAACATCCGTTGATGTTACCAGTATCCCGGCTGCTTCACGCGTGTTGACCTTGACATTCAAGTCAAATTCAAGTGTCATATCAGTTTGCAGAGTATCTATCTTTAAACGTTGACGTTCAGTCGCGTTTATCTCTTCATATTCTCCATTCTCATCCATCTTCAACAAGGTAGCATATATACTGTGTATACCCACAGCAGAGAAACTTCTGGCAGATACAGTCACCGTCGAGTTATACTCCACCACATCTATTTCGGAAGGAGAAGTGAGCTCTACAGTAGGTGGCGGATATGCGTTGTCGTCCGAATAATCGGACTCACTATCACTACAATTTGTCAACAACAAACCCCATGAAAGGGCAAGTATCAGGATCATTATATTTTTGATATATTGCTTCATGACCGTTCATTTTTTATTTTAAAGATTCAATTTGTAATTGAAAACAATGTAAATCTCCGCTTACACTTGTTTCGGTTACCCCCCTAAAAGCCCATTTATGTGAAGTCAGGACAAATATACAATACTCGGAGTCTCTATTTCTATTTTCCACTTCTACGAAAGAATAGGTATCAGAAGTTAAGTTAGAAGTAATTGCCGACTCAAGATTAGGCAATAACGCACGTTTAACAGTGCCTACCAGAACCGTCTGTTCGTTTACCTTTTTCTTGAAAGCGTCGACAGCCGGAGCTATCAGGTCTTCACTATTTAATGATACAGAACAGAAGAGCATATCTATTCCGTTCACTGCTTCTGTTTTTGTTTCAAGATATCTGCAATCGTTTTTTACTACATATTGTGTCATTTCGGAAATAGTAGAAGGAAAAAGAACCGTACTGCCGATTATCTTTTTCTCTCCGTTACTATAGCTGACAGGTACAAACACCGGCACTTTCTTGCTCTCTCTAGCAGTCTCCGTACCCGTATTTATGATTGCTGTTTGCCCATAGACAGCGTTCGTCCTGTCCAGCAATGCCACTGAATGAACAGTGTTTCTGATAGATGACGCCACCTCTTTATAACTACAAGAGCTAAATAAATTTTGCTCTGACAAGTGCGCATAAACTAACACGTTAGTTGTTCTGAACCGGTTCCATTCCGGAATTTCTTCTCCCTTGTTATCCTCATCACTACACGAAACGAACAGGCAAGAGATGACACATATAAATAGCAGATATAGATAGTTTGATTTCATATTTCATTCATTTTACAAATTCAACTTCAGCAAACAAAGCCCTGTGGTCAGAAACTTCCGGATTAGATAAAACTTTAAACGACTTCACTTTCCACTTATTCTGTGGAAGTCCGAATATATAATCAATCTTGATTGTCGGCTGATCTGCGGGATAGGTGAATGTATCATCACAGATTCTCTGCCAGTTCTTCATGACTTCACAAATCACATTAGAGTCGGTCCGGGCATTAAAATCTCCCCCCAGCAGTGTCGGGGTATCTCCCGTACCAATCCGTTCATTAATCTGTTCGGCCATTGCACTCCTTATCAGGTCTGTCGAATGATCCAGGTGAGTCGTTCCTATCCTGATTACGTCTGAAGTTCCCGGTTCCTGAATATCTACATATAATAGCGTCCGGGGTTCTTTGGCCCCGTCTATCCCTTCAAAAGTTTTGTTATTGATATAAACAAAAGGATATTTTGAAAGGATAGCTACTCCATATTCTCCACCCCCAGTATCCATCGCTTTCCCGAATACGGAAAACAATCCCAACTCCGCAGCCAATTGAGTGGTGAAATCCTGATTTTTATTCCTTTTTGTGTTGTAATCTATCTCTTGCAACATTACAACATCCGGATTGTATTTCCTGATAAATACAGCATACTCCTTCACCGAGTAACCGGTCATTTCCCCGGACATCCGGCAATTATAGCTCATTATTTTAAGAGCCTGTGCATACGTACTTTGATACGCAAAAAAGAAAAGGCATACCCATACAATGGGCTTTAAAAGTGCTTTCATAAATTTGTTTTTGTTATTAGATTAAGTTTACTTATTCAACGGTATATGTATATTCTGATATTTTTTTAAAGCTAACCGGTGTTATGGATTGCATCACCTCCAACACATAGTTCAAATCGTTCCCTTTACAAACGAAGTCGTACGTAAACGAAGCAATCTTTTCGTTTTTAACTGTAATCTCTATATCAAAATGACGCGAGAGTGTTGTAAGCACCTCTTTCAATGATGCATTTCTGAAAATAAGCCGGTTGCTTTTCCAACTCGAAGCATCATCGTGATATCTATCAGTTTTTATTTTTATTACATTACTCCTTTTTTCATAAACTGCAGTTTGTCCGGGAAGCATTTGCTGCATAGGCCTGCGGCTTTGCATATGCCCGATATTTATACTTCCTTCGTCGAGTGTAGTTTTGATTACCTTATCCGAAGCGTATGCTTTTACATTGAAACACGTTCCCGTCAC includes:
- a CDS encoding inositol monophosphatase family protein, with product MLDLKQLTTDVCRIATEVGCFLKEERKNFRRERVVEKHAHDYVSYVDKESEVRVVKALTALLPEAGFITEEGSATYQDEPYCWVIDPLDGTTNYIHDEAPYCVSIALRSRTELLLGVVYEVCRDECFYAWKGGKAFMNGEEIHVSNVENIKDAFVITELPYNHLQYKQTALHLIDQLYGVVGGIRMNGSAAAAICYVAIGRFDAWMEAFLGKWDYSAAALIVQEAGGKVTDFYGEDHFIEGHHIIATNGNLHPFFQKLLAEVPPLNM
- a CDS encoding endonuclease/exonuclease/phosphatase family protein; amino-acid sequence: MKALLKPIVWVCLFFFAYQSTYAQALKIMSYNCRMSGEMTGYSVKEYAVFIRKYNPDVVMLQEIDYNTKRNKNQDFTTQLAAELGLFSVFGKAMDTGGGEYGVAILSKYPFVYINNKTFEGIDGAKEPRTLLYVDIQEPGTSDVIRIGTTHLDHSTDLIRSAMAEQINERIGTGDTPTLLGGDFNARTDSNVICEVMKNWQRICDDTFTYPADQPTIKIDYIFGLPQNKWKVKSFKVLSNPEVSDHRALFAEVEFVK